One region of Candidatus Thermokryptus mobilis genomic DNA includes:
- a CDS encoding rhomboid family intramembrane serine protease, translated as MIPLKDTIPSRTYPIVTVSLIVLNVLIFFFEISLGEGLSEFFDIFGVVPATYFELKESDAPFLIIYFPFITSMFLHGGWMHLIGNMIYLWVFGDNVEDRMGHFKFLLFYLLCGIFAGLAHVYTNPHSEIPAVGASGAISGVLGAYFILFPHSRVITLIPIFFFFDLIEVSAFVFLGFWFILQFFNGIASLGAATYAATGGVAWWAHIGGFIAGLLLSFVFARRRRWD; from the coding sequence TTGATACCGCTTAAAGATACAATACCATCAAGGACGTACCCAATCGTCACTGTAAGTTTAATCGTGTTGAATGTTTTAATTTTTTTCTTTGAAATTTCACTTGGCGAGGGGCTTTCAGAATTTTTTGACATTTTTGGGGTTGTCCCAGCAACATATTTTGAATTAAAGGAGTCGGACGCTCCATTCTTAATTATATACTTCCCTTTCATCACCTCAATGTTTCTGCACGGTGGATGGATGCACTTAATCGGAAATATGATTTATCTTTGGGTCTTCGGAGATAATGTTGAAGACAGGATGGGACATTTTAAGTTTTTGTTATTCTATTTGCTTTGCGGGATATTTGCAGGATTAGCTCATGTCTATACTAACCCACACTCTGAGATCCCAGCTGTTGGTGCAAGCGGTGCAATTTCCGGAGTCCTTGGCGCCTACTTTATTTTATTTCCCCATTCAAGGGTTATAACTTTAATTCCCATTTTCTTCTTTTTTGATTTGATTGAGGTTTCTGCTTTTGTATTTCTTGGCTTTTGGTTCATACTTCAGTTTTTCAATGGCATTGCTTCACTTGGCGCTGCAACTTATGCTGCAACTGGAGGGGTTGCTTGGTGGGCACATATTGGCGGGTTTATAGCTGGGCTGTTGCTTTCGTTTGTTTTCGCCAGGAGAAGAAGATGGGATTAA
- a CDS encoding (Fe-S)-binding protein has translation MLNIKIPSELIIQCMHCGMCLPVCPTYNLTLNEKSSPRGRIRLVKEVEDGNLPITDDFIEEMYFCLDCQACQTICPAGVKYGRIVESARVKIFLSGKDKQAMLKKLVFRFIFASNSIFKFFAKAVRFYQSKFQSKLHNLLPESLRQIEELAPKISNKFSDEILPERIRPNGKAKYRVGFLTGCFMNVMYSDVNIDTIEALLENDCEVYIPKKQVCCGSVMAHYGDIEMAKKLARKNIIEFSKYELDAIVINSAGCGAFMKEYREIFSDDKLLKEKAENISRLTKDINEFLYEIGFKKPNAELNFKVTYHDACHLAHSQKITLQPREIIKSIDGINFVELNESSWCCGSAGIYNILRFDDSMKFLERKIENILKTGAEIVLTANPGCHAQIEYGLRKAGKNIKVMHPVSLLNLAYKMSKKLTEEKIDTA, from the coding sequence ATGCTTAACATAAAAATCCCATCTGAACTTATAATTCAATGCATGCACTGCGGGATGTGCCTACCAGTTTGTCCGACATATAACTTAACATTAAATGAAAAATCGTCACCAAGAGGTAGAATCCGCCTCGTTAAAGAAGTTGAAGATGGAAATTTACCTATCACTGATGATTTTATTGAAGAGATGTATTTTTGTCTTGATTGTCAAGCGTGTCAAACTATCTGTCCAGCTGGGGTTAAATATGGAAGAATAGTTGAATCAGCCAGAGTTAAAATTTTTCTATCAGGGAAAGACAAGCAAGCGATGTTGAAGAAACTTGTATTTAGGTTCATATTTGCCTCAAACTCAATTTTCAAGTTTTTTGCAAAAGCAGTGAGATTTTATCAGAGCAAGTTTCAGTCCAAGCTTCATAACTTGCTACCAGAAAGCTTGAGGCAAATTGAGGAACTTGCCCCAAAAATCTCAAATAAATTTTCAGATGAAATTTTACCCGAGCGTATAAGACCAAACGGCAAAGCCAAGTATAGAGTTGGATTTCTAACGGGTTGCTTTATGAATGTGATGTATTCGGATGTGAACATTGACACGATTGAAGCGCTACTTGAGAACGATTGCGAGGTTTACATTCCAAAAAAACAGGTTTGCTGTGGCTCTGTTATGGCACATTATGGGGACATTGAAATGGCGAAGAAATTGGCAAGGAAAAATATAATTGAATTTTCAAAATATGAACTTGATGCGATAGTGATAAATTCAGCTGGATGTGGAGCGTTTATGAAAGAATACAGGGAAATATTCAGCGATGATAAACTTTTAAAAGAGAAAGCCGAAAATATAAGTAGGCTGACAAAAGATATAAATGAGTTTCTTTATGAAATCGGATTCAAAAAGCCAAACGCTGAATTGAATTTCAAAGTGACTTATCACGACGCTTGTCATCTCGCACACTCTCAAAAAATAACTTTGCAACCAAGGGAAATAATAAAATCAATTGACGGAATAAATTTCGTTGAACTGAACGAATCAAGTTGGTGTTGTGGTAGCGCTGGGATTTACAACATTTTAAGGTTTGATGATTCAATGAAATTCTTGGAAAGGAAAATTGAAAACATCCTTAAAACTGGCGCCGAGATCGTTCTTACGGCAAATCCTGGCTGTCATGCACAAATTGAATATGGCTTAAGGAAAGCGGGGAAAAATATAAAAGTTATGCATCCTGTATCGCTTTTGAACCTTGCTTATAAAATGTCAAAAAAATTAACGGAGGAAAAGATTGATACCGCTTAA
- a CDS encoding FAD-binding oxidoreductase, whose protein sequence is MDAKVIHRLEEIVGRKDVLTSIENRIAYSYDATPTFSSLPDAVVIPSNVEQVSEILKLANEEGFAVIPRGSGTGLSGGVVPVPNSIVLLMNRWRKIIEIDTENLTALVEPGVITAQLHQEVEKLGLFYPPDPGSMTISTIGGNVAENAGGLRGLKYGVTKNYVLGIEAVLPTGEIINVGGKNVKDVAGYNLKDVLIGSEGTLAIFTKILLKLIPKPQASKTMLAFFNSIKDAGKAVSSIIANHITPATLEFLDNTTIKCVEDYAHLGLPTEAGALLLIEVDGHPAQVQEEAEKIEKICKVNRSTDFKVAMTEGEALKLKTARRSAFAALARIKPTTILEDATVPRSCVPEMVEKIQEIAKKYGIIIGNFGHAGDGNLHPTALTDERDKDEMKRVEMAFDEIFDFAIKLGGTITGEHGIGLAKKKFLPKQFNSATIDFMRKIKEVLDPKGVLNPGKIFDFKPRCEGRLPNSREEIEKFGGLWI, encoded by the coding sequence ATGGATGCGAAAGTTATACATCGTCTTGAGGAGATAGTCGGAAGGAAAGATGTTTTGACATCAATTGAAAACAGGATTGCTTATTCATACGATGCCACCCCAACATTTTCAAGTTTACCTGATGCTGTTGTAATCCCATCAAATGTTGAGCAGGTATCTGAAATTTTAAAACTTGCAAATGAAGAGGGTTTTGCTGTGATACCGCGTGGATCAGGGACAGGACTTAGCGGTGGAGTTGTGCCCGTCCCGAATTCAATCGTTTTGTTAATGAACAGATGGAGGAAGATAATTGAAATTGATACCGAAAATCTGACAGCATTGGTTGAACCCGGTGTAATAACAGCTCAACTTCATCAAGAGGTTGAGAAATTAGGGCTTTTTTATCCACCTGATCCCGGGAGTATGACTATATCAACAATTGGCGGAAATGTTGCTGAAAACGCCGGCGGTTTAAGGGGTCTAAAATATGGCGTGACGAAAAATTATGTCTTAGGAATTGAAGCTGTTCTACCAACAGGTGAAATAATAAATGTCGGCGGTAAAAATGTTAAAGATGTCGCGGGATATAACCTTAAAGATGTCTTAATCGGTTCAGAGGGAACACTGGCAATTTTCACAAAGATTTTGCTTAAACTCATCCCAAAACCTCAGGCATCAAAGACCATGCTTGCCTTTTTCAACTCTATAAAAGACGCTGGTAAAGCTGTTTCATCAATCATTGCAAACCATATAACCCCAGCAACGCTTGAATTTCTTGATAATACAACGATAAAATGCGTTGAAGATTATGCACATCTTGGGCTTCCGACAGAAGCTGGGGCTTTACTTTTAATTGAAGTTGATGGTCATCCGGCACAGGTTCAAGAGGAAGCGGAAAAAATAGAAAAAATTTGCAAAGTTAACCGTTCAACAGATTTTAAAGTAGCGATGACAGAAGGTGAAGCGCTAAAACTTAAAACCGCAAGGCGCTCAGCTTTTGCTGCCCTTGCAAGGATAAAACCGACGACGATACTTGAAGATGCAACCGTTCCAAGAAGCTGTGTTCCAGAAATGGTTGAAAAGATTCAAGAAATAGCAAAAAAATATGGGATAATTATAGGAAATTTTGGTCACGCTGGGGATGGGAATCTGCACCCGACCGCCTTGACAGATGAAAGGGATAAAGATGAGATGAAAAGGGTTGAGATGGCGTTTGATGAAATTTTTGACTTCGCTATAAAACTTGGTGGGACAATAACTGGAGAACACGGGATTGGGCTTGCGAAGAAAAAGTTTTTACCGAAACAATTTAACTCAGCCACAATTGATTTCATGCGGAAAATAAAGGAAGTCCTTGACCCGAAAGGAGTTTTAAACCCGGGGAAAATTTTTGATTTTAAACCAAGATGTGAAGGTCGCCTTCCAAATTCAAGGGAAGAAATTGAAAAATTCGGCGGTCTATGGATTTGA
- a CDS encoding PEGA domain-containing protein gives MRKIILFAFLIPILAHSQDTTIATLIIETEPKEAIVIINGKVYGLTPANFKLPFGSYQIKLVKEGYYETSFEIDVQKSEVIVKKFKLEETPETKAVREYRKRLLWKGNLTYLGSTLTVASIGIAVALHIKSESVYEKYRCSG, from the coding sequence ATGCGTAAAATTATTTTGTTTGCCTTTTTAATCCCAATTTTAGCGCACTCGCAAGACACAACTATCGCAACACTAATCATTGAGACGGAGCCAAAGGAAGCGATCGTCATCATTAACGGAAAAGTTTACGGACTTACGCCAGCGAATTTTAAATTGCCATTCGGAAGTTATCAGATTAAATTGGTGAAAGAAGGATATTATGAGACGAGTTTTGAAATTGATGTCCAAAAAAGTGAAGTCATAGTGAAGAAATTCAAACTTGAAGAGACCCCGGAGACGAAAGCCGTTAGAGAATATAGGAAAAGGTTACTTTGGAAGGGGAACTTAACTTATCTTGGTTCAACTTTGACAGTCGCATCAATTGGCATCGCAGTTGCACTTCATATAAAGTCAGAGAGCGTCTATGAGAAGTATCGCTGCAGCGGTTGA
- a CDS encoding cohesin domain-containing protein, with protein MKIKFVIFLVFFSLSSCVRNLDNPVDPESSAYEPPSVTILQPEEGDTLTTNAVLVLWEGNNPRANEFRYRLIDYSNWTEWVTYNSVLFDYLDDVSYRFEIEVRYKSQSDIKKFVRNFSVDAIKGPTLKFYKLRNVVGIDSQFTVGVWVEDVSQLKRSKFKIDFDSVKLSLLSVDRGAYPSERGVEQTIAFNPSTREINTEFSRGISGSGEIIKLKFRGRDKGVSYLEMNGIEITDENGEIINPQAERALVEIK; from the coding sequence ATGAAAATTAAATTTGTGATTTTTTTGGTGTTTTTTTCTCTCTCATCCTGTGTTAGAAATTTGGATAATCCAGTTGATCCTGAAAGTAGTGCATATGAGCCACCGTCGGTGACGATTTTACAGCCAGAGGAAGGGGACACACTGACCACAAATGCGGTTCTCGTTTTATGGGAAGGAAATAACCCAAGGGCGAATGAATTCAGATATAGATTGATTGATTATTCCAATTGGACCGAGTGGGTGACATATAACAGTGTGCTTTTTGATTACCTTGACGATGTAAGCTATAGGTTTGAGATTGAGGTGAGATATAAGTCCCAAAGCGATATAAAGAAATTCGTCAGAAATTTTAGTGTTGATGCGATAAAGGGTCCAACTTTGAAATTTTATAAGTTAAGGAATGTCGTCGGGATTGACAGCCAATTTACAGTTGGAGTCTGGGTTGAAGATGTTAGCCAATTGAAAAGGTCAAAGTTTAAAATTGATTTTGATAGTGTGAAGCTTTCGCTTTTGTCTGTTGATAGGGGAGCATATCCAAGTGAAAGGGGAGTGGAGCAAACTATCGCTTTTAATCCTTCAACAAGAGAAATAAACACCGAATTTTCTAGAGGTATAAGCGGTAGCGGTGAAATAATCAAATTAAAATTTAGAGGTAGGGATAAAGGGGTAAGTTATCTTGAAATGAATGGGATTGAGATTACGGATGAAAACGGTGAGATTATAAACCCGCAGGCGGAAAGGGCTTTAGTTGAAATAAAATAA
- a CDS encoding helix-turn-helix domain-containing protein has product MKQRKFVRPLTDEERQKLLNTLSNEEHLHPSIYRKAKAILLSEQGKTIREIAKELGVTEPAVIYIIRNFEKEGIDAFLNKKGGRKEKFTDEHKEIILRLVQQFTPVEFGLKKKFWTYDAISKVMKRIYNVKISYNTIRKILLDKDISLKETRYKTEGKNFKSIISAIKRGRRGKG; this is encoded by the coding sequence GTGAAGCAAAGGAAATTTGTCCGTCCATTAACTGATGAGGAAAGGCAGAAACTTTTAAATACACTTTCCAACGAGGAGCATCTTCATCCGTCAATTTATCGCAAGGCGAAGGCGATTTTACTAAGTGAACAAGGCAAAACAATCCGAGAAATAGCTAAAGAGTTAGGTGTAACCGAACCAGCAGTGATATACATTATCAGAAATTTTGAGAAGGAAGGGATTGACGCTTTTCTCAACAAAAAGGGTGGACGGAAAGAAAAATTTACGGATGAACATAAGGAAATAATCCTTCGCCTTGTGCAACAATTTACACCTGTTGAATTCGGATTGAAAAAGAAATTCTGGACATATGACGCTATTTCAAAGGTTATGAAGAGGATTTATAATGTCAAGATTTCGTATAATACCATCAGAAAAATTTTGCTTGATAAGGACATTTCTCTGAAAGAGACGCGCTATAAGACAGAAGGGAAAAACTTTAAATCCATTATATCTGCCATCAAAAGGGGAAGGAGAGGGAAAGGGTAA
- a CDS encoding YifB family Mg chelatase-like AAA ATPase produces MLSQVLSASTYGIEAFVVKVETHIETGLFAFAIVGLPDSSVKESRERVNAAIKNSGFKFPNKKITVNLAPADIKKEGSQFDLPIAVGILSATDQIQSDVLDKFIILGELALDGTLRPIHGALPIAMSARNNGLKGIILPKENAKEAAIVSDIEVYPMSSLTEVVNFLNSEHQILNPFKVDINEIFNQESKYTIDFSDVKGQENVKRALEVAAAGGHNLIMIGPPGSGKTMLAKRLPTILPPMTLEEALETTKIHSVAGILPPNTALVATRPFRAPHHTISDSALVGGGTIPRPGEISLAHHGVLFLDELPEFNRNVLEVLRQPLEDKKVTISRTKMTVEYPANFMLVCAMNPCPCGNLGNPYQQCTCTPAQIQKYMGKISGPLLDRIDIHIEVPAVKYAELVGKSSGETSAQIRERVIRAREIQIRRFKGRRNLFKNADMQTREIREFCKIDSDGENLLKNAITKLGLSARAYDKILKVARTIADLAGSENIKPEHLSEAIQYRSLDRNLWGLT; encoded by the coding sequence ATGCTTTCCCAAGTTTTAAGTGCCTCAACCTATGGGATAGAAGCCTTCGTAGTTAAGGTTGAAACACATATTGAAACTGGTTTATTTGCATTTGCGATCGTAGGTCTCCCGGATAGCTCTGTCAAGGAAAGCCGCGAAAGGGTCAACGCAGCGATTAAAAACTCCGGGTTTAAATTCCCAAACAAAAAGATAACAGTAAACCTTGCTCCAGCGGACATAAAAAAAGAAGGTTCGCAATTTGACCTGCCAATTGCGGTAGGCATACTTTCAGCCACGGATCAAATCCAAAGCGATGTCCTTGATAAATTTATAATTTTGGGCGAGCTCGCACTTGACGGAACATTGAGACCAATTCACGGCGCACTACCAATTGCAATGAGCGCAAGAAACAACGGCTTGAAAGGGATAATCCTACCAAAAGAAAACGCCAAAGAAGCAGCAATTGTATCAGATATAGAAGTTTACCCAATGAGCTCACTAACAGAGGTTGTAAATTTTCTAAATTCAGAACATCAGATTTTAAACCCTTTTAAAGTTGACATCAATGAAATTTTCAATCAAGAAAGCAAATACACAATTGATTTCTCAGATGTAAAGGGACAAGAGAATGTAAAAAGAGCCCTTGAGGTTGCAGCAGCTGGCGGTCATAACCTCATTATGATTGGTCCCCCGGGAAGTGGGAAGACAATGCTTGCAAAGCGACTTCCAACGATACTTCCGCCTATGACACTTGAAGAGGCACTTGAGACAACCAAAATTCATTCCGTAGCGGGCATTTTACCGCCAAATACAGCCCTTGTCGCAACACGACCGTTTAGAGCCCCACATCATACAATATCCGACTCAGCCCTCGTCGGAGGCGGAACAATACCACGCCCCGGAGAAATATCCCTTGCTCATCACGGCGTTTTATTCCTTGATGAATTACCAGAGTTTAACAGAAATGTCCTTGAGGTACTAAGGCAACCGCTCGAAGATAAAAAGGTCACAATCAGTAGAACAAAAATGACAGTTGAATATCCTGCAAATTTTATGCTTGTGTGCGCCATGAATCCATGCCCGTGTGGCAACCTCGGAAATCCATACCAACAGTGCACCTGTACCCCAGCACAAATTCAAAAATACATGGGCAAAATCTCCGGACCATTGCTTGACAGAATTGACATTCACATTGAGGTCCCAGCTGTAAAGTATGCCGAACTTGTAGGGAAATCATCAGGAGAAACATCCGCACAAATAAGGGAAAGGGTCATAAGAGCCAGAGAAATTCAAATCAGAAGATTCAAAGGAAGGAGAAATCTCTTTAAAAACGCCGATATGCAAACGAGGGAAATCCGCGAGTTTTGCAAAATTGACTCTGATGGAGAGAATTTGCTTAAAAACGCTATAACAAAACTCGGTTTATCTGCTCGCGCTTATGATAAAATTTTAAAAGTTGCAAGGACAATCGCCGACCTCGCAGGAAGCGAAAACATAAAACCAGAACATCTAAGCGAAGCAATTCAATACAGGTCTCTTGACAGAAACCTTTGGGGATTAACTTGA
- the dnaB gene encoding replicative DNA helicase: MSIEKGMRQELPLDKILKDYKTIQVTEQKEVVPKVIPQAVEIETAVLGSMIIDPDCIPTVIEILKPEHFYKEEHKIIFKAIIELFESGRGVDLYILTQELKKEGLLENVGGATYLAELSNVVATSAKVEEYAQIVHDKYILREIIRMTNILSNAAFREDADAFELLDFAERKLLEISSEKFKSGVEDIKSAIKFVLEKYEEINRTKRLLTGVTTGFPELDALTGGLQKSDLIIIAGRPSMGKTAFALTIARNAAVEGKVPVAFFSLEMSIEQVALRLLCAEANVDMHALRTGKLSGDDWQKISNVVGRISEAPIFIDDTPALSTLELRAKARRLKAEYDIGLIIIDYLQLMQGGKAETREREIAMISRSLKSLAKELEVPVIALSQLRRAVEDRADKKPMLSDLRESGSLEQDADVVMFVHRPEYYGIQYYEDNMPTEGTAEIIISKQRNGPIGEVRLSFLKKSAKFERLEIGRSLVEPVDVKPPDKPF, from the coding sequence ATGTCAATTGAAAAGGGAATGAGACAGGAACTCCCACTTGATAAAATCCTCAAAGATTACAAAACCATCCAAGTTACAGAACAAAAAGAAGTTGTCCCGAAAGTAATACCACAAGCAGTTGAAATTGAAACAGCAGTTCTTGGTTCAATGATAATTGACCCCGACTGCATTCCAACGGTGATTGAAATTTTAAAGCCAGAGCATTTTTACAAGGAAGAGCACAAAATAATTTTCAAAGCCATAATTGAACTTTTTGAATCCGGAAGAGGTGTTGATCTTTACATTCTGACGCAAGAGCTGAAAAAAGAAGGACTTCTTGAAAATGTCGGTGGGGCTACTTACCTTGCGGAGTTATCAAATGTAGTTGCGACATCGGCGAAAGTTGAAGAATACGCACAAATAGTTCACGACAAATACATCCTGCGCGAGATAATTAGAATGACAAACATCCTCTCAAACGCAGCGTTTAGAGAAGATGCTGATGCTTTTGAATTGCTTGACTTCGCAGAAAGAAAACTCCTTGAGATATCCTCAGAAAAATTTAAGTCCGGGGTTGAGGACATAAAATCAGCTATAAAGTTCGTCCTTGAAAAATACGAGGAGATAAACAGGACGAAACGGTTGTTGACTGGGGTAACGACTGGCTTCCCTGAGTTGGATGCTTTAACTGGTGGTCTTCAGAAGTCGGACCTTATCATAATTGCGGGACGACCTTCAATGGGAAAGACGGCTTTTGCATTGACAATTGCAAGGAACGCCGCTGTTGAGGGCAAAGTCCCAGTGGCTTTCTTCTCGCTTGAAATGTCAATTGAACAGGTTGCTTTGAGATTGCTTTGCGCTGAGGCAAATGTTGACATGCACGCTTTAAGAACCGGGAAATTATCAGGCGATGATTGGCAAAAAATTTCAAATGTCGTTGGTAGGATAAGTGAAGCACCAATTTTTATTGACGACACCCCAGCTTTGAGCACACTTGAACTTAGAGCCAAAGCAAGACGCCTTAAAGCTGAATACGACATCGGACTCATAATCATTGATTACCTACAGCTTATGCAAGGTGGTAAGGCTGAAACAAGAGAAAGGGAAATAGCTATGATTTCCCGATCTTTGAAGTCGTTAGCGAAAGAACTTGAGGTTCCAGTCATCGCTTTATCACAACTTAGAAGAGCCGTTGAAGACCGCGCTGATAAAAAACCCATGCTTTCAGACCTACGCGAAAGCGGTTCACTTGAACAAGATGCAGATGTCGTTATGTTCGTCCACCGACCCGAATATTACGGAATACAATACTACGAGGACAACATGCCAACAGAAGGAACAGCCGAAATAATAATAAGCAAGCAAAGAAATGGACCAATCGGCGAAGTGCGTTTGAGCTTCCTGAAAAAGTCAGCAAAGTTTGAACGACTTGAAATCGGAAGGTCTCTTGTTGAACCAGTTGATGTTAAACCACCTGACAAACCATTTTAA
- a CDS encoding uracil-DNA glycosylase: protein MKEEIKKILNEAKKYLQQQESLFGDEVTLPKSESESEGKIQQVNEKEYGVDPTWVNSKTLDELESKIKNCVKCPLGKTRTNFVFGVGNPKSEIVFIGEAPGAEEDLQGEPFVGRAGQLLNHLLASVGFRRDEVYICNVLKCRPPGNRDPQPSEIEACGPYLVKQLEIIKPKLIVSLGRFPAQMLLKTNATLSSLRGQVYEWRGIKMIITYHPAAVLRNQQWKRPLIEDLRKAREILYQK from the coding sequence ATGAAGGAAGAGATAAAAAAAATACTCAACGAAGCAAAGAAATATCTTCAGCAACAGGAAAGTTTGTTTGGCGACGAGGTAACACTGCCAAAGAGCGAAAGTGAAAGTGAGGGGAAAATTCAACAAGTTAATGAAAAAGAATACGGCGTTGACCCGACCTGGGTTAATTCAAAAACGCTTGATGAACTTGAATCAAAGATAAAAAATTGTGTCAAGTGTCCGCTTGGAAAAACACGAACGAATTTCGTCTTCGGTGTGGGAAATCCAAAATCAGAGATTGTCTTCATTGGGGAAGCCCCCGGGGCTGAAGAAGACCTCCAAGGCGAACCTTTTGTCGGAAGAGCTGGGCAACTTTTAAATCATCTGCTTGCTTCAGTTGGTTTCAGAAGGGATGAGGTCTACATATGCAATGTTTTGAAATGTCGCCCACCGGGAAATCGCGACCCTCAACCCTCCGAAATTGAAGCCTGTGGTCCGTATCTTGTAAAACAACTTGAAATAATAAAACCAAAACTTATCGTTTCCCTCGGGCGATTCCCAGCACAAATGCTCCTTAAAACAAACGCGACATTAAGTTCATTAAGAGGACAAGTATATGAATGGAGAGGAATTAAAATGATCATAACATATCACCCAGCTGCTGTTTTGAGAAATCAACAATGGAAAAGACCCTTAATTGAAGATTTACGAAAGGCGCGTGAAATTTTGTATCAAAAATAA
- the coaBC gene encoding bifunctional phosphopantothenoylcysteine decarboxylase/phosphopantothenate--cysteine ligase CoaBC, which yields MLEGKKIIVGVTGGISAYKTCYVVRGLKKLGADVKVVMTRSATEFVTPLTFSTLSGNEVIVDMFPKTTSEGTNIGTRHIELALWADLMLIAPATANTIAKIAHGIGDNFLTSLVLAIRCPVIIAPAMDVDMYLNEITQRNIKKLKEYGFLIIEPEEGELASGLVGVGRMAEPEKIIEFVCDFLLGFKFDLKGKKILVTAGPTYEPIDPVRFIGNWSTGKMGFAAAKASSQRGADVILISGPTSLETPKNVKRIDVITSDEMFNEVVRFYDEVDVVIMASAVADYSPVQKFERKLKKEDIKGDFVELKLKKTKDILKYLGEHKKGQILVGFALETENAIENAKQKLEQKNLDFIVLNTLGEGSGFGYDTNIVTIISKNGEIFELPKMSKYEVANKILDIVSAKLKNGKK from the coding sequence ATGCTTGAGGGAAAGAAAATAATCGTTGGAGTCACCGGTGGTATCTCTGCTTACAAAACTTGCTATGTCGTACGGGGTTTGAAAAAACTTGGCGCCGATGTAAAAGTTGTAATGACACGCTCAGCTACAGAGTTTGTAACTCCGCTTACATTTTCAACCCTGTCCGGGAACGAAGTCATCGTTGATATGTTCCCAAAAACTACATCTGAAGGGACAAACATAGGAACAAGGCACATTGAACTTGCTCTATGGGCTGACTTAATGCTAATAGCTCCAGCCACAGCAAACACAATCGCAAAAATAGCACATGGCATTGGGGATAACTTTCTTACTTCGCTTGTCCTTGCGATAAGATGCCCTGTAATAATTGCCCCAGCAATGGATGTTGATATGTACTTGAATGAAATCACACAACGGAACATAAAAAAACTCAAAGAATACGGCTTTTTGATAATTGAGCCCGAAGAAGGGGAACTCGCAAGTGGACTTGTCGGCGTTGGACGAATGGCTGAACCAGAAAAGATAATTGAATTTGTCTGCGATTTTCTCCTGGGCTTTAAATTTGATCTGAAAGGGAAAAAAATCCTCGTCACCGCCGGACCCACATACGAACCAATTGACCCGGTGCGTTTTATTGGGAATTGGTCAACTGGGAAAATGGGTTTTGCCGCAGCAAAGGCATCCTCACAAAGAGGAGCTGATGTCATTCTTATATCAGGACCGACATCTCTTGAGACCCCGAAAAATGTAAAGAGAATAGATGTCATCACTTCTGATGAGATGTTCAACGAGGTTGTGAGATTTTATGATGAAGTTGATGTCGTTATAATGGCTTCTGCAGTTGCAGATTATTCCCCAGTTCAAAAATTTGAAAGGAAATTGAAAAAGGAAGACATAAAAGGGGATTTCGTTGAATTAAAGTTGAAAAAGACGAAAGATATTCTTAAATATCTTGGAGAGCATAAAAAAGGTCAAATACTCGTTGGATTTGCGCTTGAGACGGAAAATGCAATTGAAAACGCAAAGCAAAAGCTTGAGCAAAAAAACCTTGATTTCATAGTTCTTAACACACTTGGAGAGGGTTCTGGATTCGGCTATGATACAAACATCGTGACGATAATCTCAAAAAACGGTGAAATTTTTGAGTTGCCGAAAATGTCAAAATATGAAGTCGCCAATAAGATACTTGACATAGTTTCGGCTAAATTAAAAAATGGGAAAAAATGA